GAGCCGGCCCCGTCGCTCAAGCACGGCGGTCGCCTCGGCGGGGATGCTTTTCAGGGACTCCACGGTGCCGTGCAGGGACACCCGGTACCCGGCCGCCTGGAGATGGCCGGCCGCCCACTCGGCCCACATCCGGTCGGTCGGGGCGTAACTGATGTAGAAGCGGGGCGGCACCGCGCGCGGGTCACGCCGGTACTCGGCGTTGAGCAGTCGCCGCTCCTCGGCGGGTTGCGGCTGCAGGCCGCGCACCTGGCCGTCGGTGATCCACGCGGTGAGCCGTTCGAACGCGGCCAGCAGGGAACCCGCCTGCAGCGGGCGGTCGCCCACGGTGGCCGGGATCTCGGCATAGGCGTAGTAGGTCTTGTAGGGGATCTCCACCTCCCCCCAGTACTTCTCCCGCTTGTCCTTGTCCAGCCAGGAGAGGTACGGCGCGAACGCGGCCCGCGCGGAGTCCCTGCCCTGCTGGAGCAGTTCCTGCTCGGCGTCCTCGACCCGCATCGGCACCGGCAGGATCCGCACCGGGTGCGGGGCGGACGTGGTCACCGAGGCGGCGACCTCGGCGCAGCCGTCGATGCTCTGCAGGTTCAGCGCGAAGCCGTTCACCAGCACGTCGGGCAGCAGCATGGTGCAGATGCCGGAGGTGTCGCTGACGCCGGTGCGGCTGTCGATGAGGATGTAGTCGTACTCGGCCTTCATCTCCTCGCGCAGCACCTGGAGGAAGGAGCCGCCGCCGAGCCGGTCGTAGAAGCGGTGCCAGTCGAAGGTGGTGACGGCGGCGGAGTAGGAGGCGCTCTGCCGGCCGGCCGGGAGGAAGTCCAGGCGCCCACCGGGCGGCAGGGTCAGATCGAGCCCGGTGGTGTACGGGCGCAGGCGGGCGCAGGAGCGCAGCCACTCCTCGCTCTCGATGACCGTGTCCCCCGCCGCGACGGAGCCGTCCGCGGGCGGGGCGGGCTCCCCCGAGCCCATGACCTGCCCGACGTAGGACGTCATCATGTTCATCAGGCCGTTGCTGCGCCGCAGTTCGGAGTCGACGAACAGTGGCCGCAGGTACCGGTGCAGGCCGGGAGCCTCAAGGTCCCAGTCGACGAGCAGCACCCTCAGGCCGTTGCTGGCCAGGATCCAGCCGACGTTGACCAGTGCCATGGTGCGTCCCGTTCCACCCTTGTACGAGTAGAACGTCACTATCCGCCCGTTGCGTCGGGTACCGGCCTCAGTCGTCATCGTCGGGGTCCTCTGCGAGGGGAGGGGGCTGCGCGGGGACGTTGAGTCCCGGCATCGGCGGTGCGGGCGGTCCGGCGGGCAGCCGTCGGGGAACGGCGTTCTCCATCAGCCGGCTCTGTGCCACGATCACCATCTCGGCGAGCCGGTCGTCGAAGTGTTCCTTGTCCACCTGGACCCGGAAGAGACGGTCGTACGGGTCGTTGCGCCGCATCCAGTTGCGCTGGAACACCTGGCGCACGTCCTCCCACAGTCCGCCGTCGCCGGACTCGTCGTCCGACTGGTGAAAGGGCATCAGAACCCCGGTGAGAGGGTGGTTCTGCCGGTCGTAGTCGGACAGCGGCGCGCGGTACGGCGCGCCGCGCGCGGCCCAGGCGTCGACCAGCAGCACGCTGGGCTGGTTCTCCCCCATCGCCTCGTCGAGCTTGCTGCCGAGCGTGTCGTCGACGACCTCGATGCTGGAGGTGTACTCCTCCTCGAGGATCACCCGCTGGGCGCGGTGCGCCACGGTGGGGTGGACCGGCGGGTGATAGGGCGTCCAGTCGAGTGGTGAGCGGCCGTAGTACTCGTGCCGCCGCCGGCCGGCGGGAAGGGCGTCGGTTGCCCCCGCCGCCACGAAGAGACGTACGTGGCCGGTGCTCCGTCCAGTCGGTGCCACCGTGCTCTGGGCCGGAAAGGGACTGCGCACGGCACCCAGATCGAGTCCCTTGACCGTGGGCAGACGGAATGATCCGGCGGCGTACTGCACACGTCTGGCGATGAGCCGCAATGCTCTCCGGTACGCGGCGGGGTCACCGCGCAGCAGGCTCATCAGGCCCTGCTCGGCGTACTCCCGGCCCAGCTCGTGCTCGGAGTACTGGTAACGGCTGATCACCTCGGGGACCGGACCGCGCAGCGGGGCCCAGACGACGGGGATCAGGGCGCGTGCGTCGATGTCGGTGCGTGCCTGGTAGTTCTCCAGACGGGACTGGAAGGCCGCCCATTCCTTGCCGCAGTAGAGGCTGTGCACGTAGGAGGGGGAACACAGGGCGACCATGGCGCGGCAGTGCCCCACTTCCCGGCCGAGCGTGCGTTCCCAGTCCGCACCGAGGGCCAGCCGCTCCACGTCCCGGAAGGGCCGCTGTCTGCTGCAGTCCTCTCCCAGACGGTCCAGTTCGGCCACGAGGTCCTCGTAGAAACGGCTCACGAAGACGTCGTCGCGGTCGTCCTGGCGCGCATAGCTGAGGAAGAAGTACGACTCCAGCTCCAAGGGCACCCCCCAACCCCCACCGCCCCTCACTCGGCCACCGACGGCTCGCCGGGCCAGGGACACGTACGCGGCACCTTCATACCCATGCCGCTCATTGCTCTACCCTCACCGGGCCTGCACCGGTGGGCAATTGACGGTATGCCGGGTGACCGGGCAACGCCAGAGTCCGTCGCGGGAGAACCTAGAGGGCCGACTCGAAGGCCGCGAACGGCTCCGCCGACGGCTGTCGCAGTTCCCGCAGTACCGCCGTCAGCGCCGTCTCCGGCAGTGTGTCGAGCGTGTCCATGGGCACGTGGGCGACATCCACCAGAACCGAGGCGTACTCGGAATCGCTCGTGTCCATCAGCACGTACGTGCCCTTCCCTGGAGGCGTGCGTGCACGCGTGTCGTACGGTGCCGCGCCGGGGTCCGGGCAACGGCAGAACTATAGAGGAACGCACCCTCCGTCGAGCCCTCGGGACCGGTGTCGTGCGGGCGGCGCGCACACGTGTCCGAACGGTGTCCGGAACGTACCGGACGAGTCGTCTGATGCCATTGTCACCGCGGGGGCGCGTCCCGCACGCCGGGCGCCCCTCCCGGCAGTGGGAAAGGACGCCGCCGAGGGCGCCGACCGGGTCGGCCTCCGGAACGGTCCGGGTGACCGTCGTCCACCGGCCGGCGCCGGCGGGCAGGGCGACGGGCGTGGTCCGGGTCGCCCGGTGGCCGTCGTCCCGGACGAACGGGGTGACCGCCGTGCCCGGTCGGTCGGCGTACACGTGGTAGGTGGCCGTCGCGCCGGGCGCGCGGGAGCCGAGGTCACGGTTGGTGCCGACGCCCGTGCGGCCGTCCGGGCTCGGGGCGAACCGCAGGGCGTGCGTGCCCTCGTAGGCGGGTCGGTGGTGACGACGGGGTCGGCGTCGCCGTAGCAGCCCGACCGGACCTGCGTCGTACCGTCCTCGAAGCCCGCCCTCACACCGCCCGGGGTGGGCGGTCCGGAGGCGTCGGGCTGTCCCGCCCCCTCCCGCCGTCCCACCGCAGGTGTCCTCCCCTTCGGTGTGTCACAGGAACGTGGTCCGCCCGGTGGGAACTTCACGCCGCTGCCACTGCCATGTCACGGGAGTGTCGTGACGGCACCCGCGACGCAACGGTGCCGACCGGGCCGCCCGTCTAGGGGGACGGAAAGCCACCCGGGCCCGAACGGCCGACCCAGCCCCACACGAGGACGGACACGACAATGCGCACTCGGAAGATCTCGATCCTGACCATGACCGCGGTGGCCCTCGGCCTGTCCCTGACGGCCTGCAACGGTGACGACATGGCCAGTGCGCCCTCCGCCGCCACGGGCAAGCCAGCGGCCACGAGCACCGCGCAGTCCGACGGGGCGTCGGGCAAGGGAACGTCGTCGGGTACGTCGTCGGGCAAGTCCGCGGGCACGCCCGCCAAGTCCGGCATGAAGTGCACGGACCAGATCGACTACGCCGACGACTCCCGCTCCAACGCCGAGATCAACTCCATCGGCGCGGACACGGGCACCTGTCCGCCGGTCCAGAAGTCGCCGTCCGACGTGAAGTGCACGGACCAGATCGACTACGCGGGCGACTCCCGTTCGAACGCCGAGATCAACTCCATCGGCGCGGACACCGGCACCTGCCCGCCCGTCGAGAAGTCCGACAAGTCCGCGGGTACGCCGAAGGACCCGGACACGAAGTGCACCGACCAGATCAACTACGCCGACGACTCGCGTTCCAACGCCGAGATCAACTCCATCGGCGAGGAGACGGGCACGTGCCCGCCGGTCCTCCAGCAGAAGTGACGTCCCCCGGACCCGCCGCCTGACGGAGCCCCTGTCCCCGTCAGGCGCCCGCAGTGGTGGGGCGGGTGGGACTCGAACCCACGGCCGGCGGATTATGAGTCGCCGGCACACCCGATACGGTTCGTCCCGTGCGCTGTCACCCCGTGACGCCCTGATCCGAGGCGTTCGGCCGAGCAGCGGCCGAGCAGGAAGGACTTCCTCGCGTAGATCGAAGGCCTGATCCGCTCCCTCGGCCATAGGGCCCCCAGATCTTCCTCTCACGGTGTTTTCCTCGCTCGGGGGGCCAGGTACGCCGCCTTCTCCGCGATCTCCAGCTCAACCTCCCGGAGCAGGGATGCGTAGGTGTCCGAAAGGTCCACGCCGACCAGAAGGCGTGATGGGCGAGCACGCCTGACCGGGGACCGATCGAACCCATGTCCGGGGCGGAGCTCGCGATCTCCGCTGGTCCGAGTCAAGTACTGCGCTCGTGGCACCTCTGAGGCGCCCTTTGGGTGATCTCTGGCGAGACACTGAAGCCCCGGTCTCCCTAGCGGAAAGCCGGGGCCTTTTTTTCGTTCCGGCTACTTGAGCGGCAGGTCCGCGAGCATGACGGCGTAGACCGGGGAGTCGGGGAAGGGCTGCCGCTCTCCGACCTTGCGGAAGCCCCAGGACTCGTAGAGACCTTGAACTCGCGGGTGCTCGGTATCGACCAGGAGGACGGCGAGGTCTTCGTCCCGGTCCTCCAGGAGAGCCCGGGTGACCAACTCCGCCGTTCCGGTCTTGCGGTACTTCGTTCGGACGGCCAGCTCCGAGTAGGAGAAGGTCCGGTCCGTCTCCGGGGCGGGATCGAGGTGCTCGCGCCACCACTCCCGCTTCGGGGTTGCCGGGGCTCCGTAGGCGAAGGCCACCGGTTCCCCGGCGTCGAAAGCGATCACGCAGGCGAAGCCGGGGTTGCCGCCCCAGTGATCCACGAACCAGGGGAAGCGCTGGTTGAACTCGTCGTCCATCGCATCGGCGTAGGCGTCGGCGTGCACGTCGATCAGTGCCTGGCGGATCTGCGGGAGATCCGCGTGGCTGAAGCGGCGGACGTCCAGACCGTTGGCGCTCAAGCTCGCCTCCAATGCGTGCGGTAGCGGTCTCCCCACTCTTGTGCGACCGTCGCGTCCGGCGCAAGCGTGATCAGGTCTCGGTAGTAGTCGCCGAGCAGGGAACGCATCCGTCCCGGGAGCGCTGAGTCCGCCATCAGCTCGAACACGCCGGAGGCCGTGGCGCACGCCTGGTCGATGTCGCGCTGGTGGAGCTGGGCCAGGGCGAGTCGCGCGGTGGCCAGAGCGCGGTTTCTGCGGAAGTGCTCCGGGATGGTGGCCAGGGCCTGATGGGATGCGGCCTCGGACTCGGCGGCATCCCCGATCCTGTCCCGGACGATCGCGGTCATGGCCGTCAGTTCAGCCGGCCCGTAGAGCGCCACCCAGCTCGGGCGAGGTTCGGATCCGTCCACCTTGCTCAGAGCCTCCTGGGCATGTCCCAGGGAGCGCAGGGCGGCCTGACGGTCCTTGAGGTTGGAGTGGCCGATGGCCGTACGCGCGTGGGCCAGGGAGGCGTAGAACGGGTCCCGTCTGGTGAGGGAGGTGGCCTGGGCGGCCTGGGCGGAGTCGACGGCATCAGTGTGCTCTCCGCGCTGGTGGGCGAGCATGGCGTAGGAGTTCCAGACCCTCAGTTCCACGACGGAGTCCTGAGCCATCCCTGCCAGGTACAGGGCTTTGCCCAGCAGGGCGGAAGCGCGGTCCGACCGGCGTGCGTCCAGGGCGCTCCAGGCGGCCGTGGCGGTGTAGTCGGCGGCGACGGAGAACAACCGGAGGCGAATGCGCTGGGTGGCCCCGAGCTTCTGCTTCTCCAGGGCTTCGGCCGCTCCCGCCAGCGCCGCCCGTTCCAGTCCTTCGTGGCCTCCCTGGGTGTCGTCCAGGGCCATCAGGGCGTCCAGGCCGCTGCGCAGACGGATGACGTCCGAGGTGCCCACTCGGGGTGGAGCACCGTGGAAAGCGCTCACGACGGAGGCGGCCGTACCTGTTGTGCTGGTGAGGAAGTTCCTGCGTCTCACGGATGCCTCCGGGTCGCTGGTACGAGATCCCGTCGGCGGGCAGAAGCCCAGCTCTTCGGCCGTACAGCCGAATACTGCCTCCAGTGCCTCACGCTGCCGGGGGTAGGGCCAGCGGGTCTTTCCGGTCAGCCAGTTGCGAACAGTCCGGTCACTCACCGTCCCGTCATGGCCTTGCGAGCGCAGGCGCTCGTTGACGGTCTCGGCCAACTCGGTCTGACGGAAGCCCGCTTCCCGCATGGCGCCGGCCAGGCTCGTGTTCCCCTCCATGCATCCACGGTGGTTACTGACGCCGCGTCAGTTCAGGCGCTAACCCTGGAATTTCCGCTTGAGGGTGACGAACATCCGACGGACTTTTCCTCCTCGTGGCAAAGGAGCGGTCGTTGACTGAACCGAGGCCGTCGTACGCCGACTCCCCCAGAGGTTCAGATGATCGTGTCAGCGAAACCCCACCACACCGGCCACCCCGGGTACTCCGAGACCCTGCCGAATCTGGAGGAGAGCGCCGAGGCGGCCCGGGACGTGCTGCTCTTCCCCGAGGGCTCGGACCTCCAGACCCTGGACGACCTCCCGCCGGGAGCCGCCGTGGCCACCTCGGCCGTGCGGCGCAAGGCGCAGATCAACCGCGTCCGCCCGGACCTCAGCGTCGTCCGCGTGCGCGGGGCGGTGGGGACCCGGATCGAGAAGCTCGACGGCGCCAAGAAGATCGACACCAAGCTGGACGCCATGATCCTGGCGACCTCCGGCCTGGAACGGCTGGGGCTGTCCCACCGTGGCCGTCAGGTCTTCTCCGTCCACGAGATGCTCCCCGCCGTCGGCGCGGGCGTGCTGGGCCTGGAGTGCCGTCAGGACGACGGTCCCGTGGCGGGCCTGCTGGCGTCCTTGAACCACGAGCAGACGATGACCGAGGTCACCGCCGAGCGCGTGATGCTCCACGGCCTGCGAGGCCACTGCAACTCCCCCATCGCCGGGCACTGCGTCACCGAGCCCGACGGGCAACTGTCCTTGCGGGGCATGGTCTTCTCCCGCGACGGCTCGAAGTTCGTCCACGCCCACATCTGGGGCGAGTCCAGCAACGACCCCGGCACCCTCGGAGCACGCGTCTCCGCCGAACTCCTGCGTCAAGGAGCGAGAGACATCATCGTGGGCATCCCGCACTGAGGAGCATGAGCGTGCACAGCAGCGCGTTTCCGTGGCTGAGTGGCCTCACGGACGAGGCGGCCTACGAGTGTACTGAAGGCAGCTCAGGACGCCGGAACACGCGGTCGGGGCTCTTCGTATGTAGGGAGAACAGTCTCACGGGGCGGTCCAGGCTCGGCATGGGGCCGGGAGCGAAGATGCCCCCGGCCTCAGAGCTTCGGACGAGCAGTGATCTCTCGACAGCTCGGCCGAGCATCGGCCGAGCTACTGATCTTCGCGGGCGCGCGGCGTCCGAAGAGCCGAGCTTGAGTGGGGCGGGTGGGACTCGAACCCACGGCCGGCGGATTATGAGTCCGCTGCTCTAACCGGCTGAGCTACCGCCCCGTTGCGGCGCGTCGCGTACATGTGTGCGCGCCGTCTGCCGCAGCATAGCCGCTCATACGATCTCCTGCTCCAGGTGGGCGGGCGCTCGGCGACCTTGCTGTCCTTGGAGACTCCGCGGCGGCCCGCGCGGTTCCCGGAACGTCAACCGGACGTGCGGCCGGACCCGGAATCGGCCGCCGGGACGTGCCTTCGGCCGGACATGAAAAAGGACCCCTGAAGGGTCCTCGTTCAGCATGCTCCCCCGACTGGACTCGAACCAGTAACCTGCCGGTTAACAGCCGGCTGCTCTGCCAATTGAGCTACGGAGGATTGAGCTCCCCCGACTGGACTCGAACCAGTAACCTGCCGGTTAACAGCCGGCTGCTCTGCCAATTGAGCTACGGAGGAATGCCTCGTCGCATCGAACGTAGCTACCCGGGTAGCCGCCCCGGAGGGCGCGCGTTCGCTGCGACACATACATTAGCGCAAGCAGGGGGGTGCTTCGCCAATCGGTATCCCCCACGACCGGCGCCCGCGCAAGGACCGGGACGCAAGAGCAA
The DNA window shown above is from Streptomyces sp. NBC_00670 and carries:
- a CDS encoding GNAT family N-acetyltransferase, translating into MSANGLDVRRFSHADLPQIRQALIDVHADAYADAMDDEFNQRFPWFVDHWGGNPGFACVIAFDAGEPVAFAYGAPATPKREWWREHLDPAPETDRTFSYSELAVRTKYRKTGTAELVTRALLEDRDEDLAVLLVDTEHPRVQGLYESWGFRKVGERQPFPDSPVYAVMLADLPLK
- a CDS encoding TIR-like protein FxsC, whose product is MPLELESYFFLSYARQDDRDDVFVSRFYEDLVAELDRLGEDCSRQRPFRDVERLALGADWERTLGREVGHCRAMVALCSPSYVHSLYCGKEWAAFQSRLENYQARTDIDARALIPVVWAPLRGPVPEVISRYQYSEHELGREYAEQGLMSLLRGDPAAYRRALRLIARRVQYAAGSFRLPTVKGLDLGAVRSPFPAQSTVAPTGRSTGHVRLFVAAGATDALPAGRRRHEYYGRSPLDWTPYHPPVHPTVAHRAQRVILEEEYTSSIEVVDDTLGSKLDEAMGENQPSVLLVDAWAARGAPYRAPLSDYDRQNHPLTGVLMPFHQSDDESGDGGLWEDVRQVFQRNWMRRNDPYDRLFRVQVDKEHFDDRLAEMVIVAQSRLMENAVPRRLPAGPPAPPMPGLNVPAQPPPLAEDPDDDD
- the hemC gene encoding hydroxymethylbilane synthase, which translates into the protein MSAKPHHTGHPGYSETLPNLEESAEAARDVLLFPEGSDLQTLDDLPPGAAVATSAVRRKAQINRVRPDLSVVRVRGAVGTRIEKLDGAKKIDTKLDAMILATSGLERLGLSHRGRQVFSVHEMLPAVGAGVLGLECRQDDGPVAGLLASLNHEQTMTEVTAERVMLHGLRGHCNSPIAGHCVTEPDGQLSLRGMVFSRDGSKFVHAHIWGESSNDPGTLGARVSAELLRQGARDIIVGIPH
- the fxsA gene encoding FxSxx-COOH cyclophane-containing RiPP peptide, translated to MDTSDSEYASVLVDVAHVPMDTLDTLPETALTAVLRELRQPSAEPFAAFESAL